AATTATTTTTAAAGCTCCTTTATTTGAAGAAGACATCACAACTACTTCTTTTGGAATTTATGTAAAAGATAATATAATACTGACAATTCATGCGGATAAAATTAAATCAATTGGGCGACTTTACAACCTTGTAAAAACAAAAAAACCAAAAACACTTCTTGATAAAGGAAAAGGATTTTTTATATACACGATACTAAACCAGATTACAATAAGTTATTCTAGAATTCTCGTAAACCTTGAAGATCAACTCGATGTTTTAGAAGACAGAATCGTTCAGGAACAGAATAAAAACATGACTGAAGAAATTTTACAGCTTAGAAAAATGCTCGTATATTTCCACAAGGCGCTTATTTCAAACAAGGATGTTATTTCAGTTTTAAAAAGAAAATACATTTCAATAACCACTCAGGAAGATCGGTGGGAATTCGAAGATCTTTACTATGATATTTTGCAGTTAATTGACATGGAAACAACGTACCGTGAGCTTTTATCGTCAATGATGGACATGTCGCTTTCGATTGAAAACATAAGGATGAATCAGGTAATGAAAATTCTCACAATGGTTACTGCATTATTTGCAGTCCCAATGTGGATTACAGGAATATATGGAATGAATTTTAAATACATGCCTCTTTCAGAGCATCCTTATGGATTCTGGATAATTTCTGCAATATCCATTGTAGTTATAATGATAATTATCCACACGTTTGTAAAAGAAAAATGGATTAAATAATTTCGGTGAAAGTAATGAAAGAAATGATTATATGGCCCGCATATATTGACTTAAAAAGGACCAAAAACGAAGGTAGGAAAGTTCCAAAAGAATTTGCAGTACAAAACCCGAAATTAAAAGATATTGCAGGTAAACTAAAAAAAATGGGTTTGGAATACAGTATTGAACATAAAAAAAGTTATCCAAAGGATCCATGGGAAATTTGTGGATATATCAAAGTAAAAGCGGATAAACGTACTTCAAAATTACAAATTTTAAAAGAAATATGTAAAAATATGGGATAATTATTTTTCAGAATCTTGCTCATGTTTTTTTTCAAGTTCCGAAAGGAGAAATTTAATTCTATTTTCCAGTTTTTCGTAATTTTTTGAAAGATCTCTATATTTTTCATAGAGTTCATTTAATTTATGATTTAAATATTCAAGTTCTACGTTTTTTCGACTTAGTTCACTTTTTAACTGGCCATTCGTGTACAATTCATGTTTGTATTTTGCCTCAAGTTCGAGATAAGATTTTTTAGATTCAAGATATATTTTTTTAATATCTTCGTACTTATCCCTTGAAACGGTTTCCTGTTTTTTTCTTCGGATATTAAACATGCAAAATCACATTTAACTGTTTATTAATTCAGTAAGTGCTCTTGCAGCCCCTTCCATTGAATTTTCGAAACTTACTCCATTTTCAGATAGAATTTTTCTTCCTTTTTCTTCGTTAGTCCCCATCATCCTAACTGCAAACTTGAGGTTAGGATTTTCTTTTAAAACATCTACAATTCCAAGTGAAACTTCATCGCATCTTGTAATTCCACCAAGAATGTTGATAAACGCTCCTTTAACATTTTTTCTTGAAGTTGCTTTTAAAAGTGCTTTTTTTACAGTTTCTCTATTGGAACCGCCACCAACATCTAAGAAACATGCAGGTTCTCCGCCGAACTCTTTTACAATGTCCATGCTTGCAAGGGTGAGTCCTGCACCGTTTCCAATAACTGCAATGTCCCCATCAAGTTCAACATATGCAAATTCGGATTTTTCCTGTTTTTTAAATTCTTCAAATTTATCGTATTTATGTCTAAAGTACGCATCGTCATCAATATTCAAAACTGCATCAGCAGCAATGATTTTTCCATCTTCGGTAAATACCAACGGGTTTATTTCAGCTAAAATTCCATCCATGTTTTTGAATGCTTTGTAAACTTTGCATAAAACATCCGCAACTTTTGGAATTTCTGCACTCGGAATGCCTGCTTTTTTGAGCATTTCTCTTGCAAGGTATGGTAAAAATTCTTTTCCAGATTCTAACGGTAATTTTATTATTTTTTCGGGAGTTTTTGAAGCCACTTCTTCAATATCTACTCCACCTTCTGTTGAAAATATGACAACATTGTTTTTTTCGTTCCTGTTAACAACAACGCCAACATAGTATTCTTTTGCAATTTTAATTTGTTCATCAAGGAGTACTTTTTCAACGAGTTCTCCTTTTACTGTGTTTCCAATCAATGATTCAATTTTTTTGTTTGCATCATCTAAATTATCTGCAAATAATATTCCGCCAGCTTTTCCTCTTCCACCGACTAATACTTGCGCTTTTATAACGACAGGGTACTCGATACTGTCGACTTTACCGCATGTAAGTTTGTTTTTTGGAACAGGGATTCCATTTTCTTTAAAAATTTCCTTTGCTTCATATTCGTGCAATTTCATAAAAATCACCGCAGGTTTGTTAACAATATTTACTGAAAATTTGATTACGTGTTTATTTTGAGATTATAATTGAATTAATGAATTTTTCGCAGTATTCGCATCTGATTTTTAACGTGTTTTTCTGTTCAATCGAGAATTTGCCTTCAATATTCTCTTTATTCGTGATACAGTTTGGATTTGTACACTTTATTATTCCATCAATTCTTTTTGGGAGGTCTACTTTAAATTTTTTTATGACTTTTCCTTCTTTTATGATGTTTATCGTCGCATCTGGTGAAATTAGCGCAATTTTATTTACATCGTCTTTTGTAAGTTCAAGCCCTTCAATTTTCAGGATATCCTT
This Methanococcus maripaludis C5 DNA region includes the following protein-coding sequences:
- the corA gene encoding magnesium/cobalt transporter CorA — translated: MLEILGYNKGSFEVLNLDQMDREHDLIWIDCYDPSDVELIELSKTMGIEIDELSLGLDEQEVPRVEEEDNYYTIIFKAPLFEEDITTTSFGIYVKDNIILTIHADKIKSIGRLYNLVKTKKPKTLLDKGKGFFIYTILNQITISYSRILVNLEDQLDVLEDRIVQEQNKNMTEEILQLRKMLVYFHKALISNKDVISVLKRKYISITTQEDRWEFEDLYYDILQLIDMETTYRELLSSMMDMSLSIENIRMNQVMKILTMVTALFAVPMWITGIYGMNFKYMPLSEHPYGFWIISAISIVVIMIIIHTFVKEKWIK
- the pyrI gene encoding aspartate carbamoyltransferase regulatory subunit, whose protein sequence is MKMELKVKPIENGTVIDHISGSKALKVYKILNIEEKLPITLALNVPSKKGVMKDILKIEGLELTKDDVNKIALISPDATINIIKEGKVIKKFKVDLPKRIDGIIKCTNPNCITNKENIEGKFSIEQKNTLKIRCEYCEKFINSIIISK
- a CDS encoding signal recognition particle subunit SRP19/SEC65 family protein, encoding MKEMIIWPAYIDLKRTKNEGRKVPKEFAVQNPKLKDIAGKLKKMGLEYSIEHKKSYPKDPWEICGYIKVKADKRTSKLQILKEICKNMG
- the sucC gene encoding ADP-forming succinate--CoA ligase subunit beta, whose protein sequence is MKLHEYEAKEIFKENGIPVPKNKLTCGKVDSIEYPVVIKAQVLVGGRGKAGGILFADNLDDANKKIESLIGNTVKGELVEKVLLDEQIKIAKEYYVGVVVNRNEKNNVVIFSTEGGVDIEEVASKTPEKIIKLPLESGKEFLPYLAREMLKKAGIPSAEIPKVADVLCKVYKAFKNMDGILAEINPLVFTEDGKIIAADAVLNIDDDAYFRHKYDKFEEFKKQEKSEFAYVELDGDIAVIGNGAGLTLASMDIVKEFGGEPACFLDVGGGSNRETVKKALLKATSRKNVKGAFINILGGITRCDEVSLGIVDVLKENPNLKFAVRMMGTNEEKGRKILSENGVSFENSMEGAARALTELINS